One Kaistella polysaccharea DNA segment encodes these proteins:
- a CDS encoding DUF2891 domain-containing protein: MKHILLLALFLAIPLQSQVLPKLTDEIAMKLAEKPLKCINQEFPNKTAHIINNANEVLLSPSALHPSFYGCFDWHSSVHGHWMLVRLLKTKPHLANADQIFKILENSFLENNIEAESKYFTKYDIAANFERTYGWAWLLKLDEELSTWDHPKAKLWHKNLKPLTEEILRLWKIYLPKQTYPNRTGVHPNSAFAMAFAIDWARASKDEIFENQLIEKSKYFYLNDQKIPAYLEPDGSDFFSPSLEIADLMRRILPQKDFVKWLNKFYDKRSIANISEIPVISDINDFQTVHLVGLSFSRAWCMKGIAKSLPKNHPLKKQFETTSNKFLANALPLLFQGNYGGDHWLASFAVYALEEEK, translated from the coding sequence ATGAAGCACATTTTACTCTTGGCTCTTTTCCTTGCCATTCCACTTCAAAGCCAGGTTTTACCAAAATTGACCGATGAAATCGCGATGAAGTTGGCTGAAAAACCTTTGAAATGTATCAATCAGGAATTTCCCAACAAAACAGCGCATATTATCAATAATGCGAATGAAGTATTACTATCGCCGAGTGCATTGCACCCGAGTTTTTATGGATGTTTTGACTGGCATTCTTCTGTTCATGGTCACTGGATGCTGGTACGGCTGCTGAAAACAAAACCGCATTTGGCGAACGCCGACCAGATCTTTAAAATTCTGGAAAATTCATTTTTGGAAAATAATATAGAGGCAGAATCAAAATATTTTACCAAATATGACATTGCCGCTAATTTTGAAAGAACCTACGGGTGGGCTTGGTTGCTTAAACTAGATGAGGAACTTTCTACTTGGGATCATCCGAAAGCGAAGCTTTGGCACAAAAATTTAAAACCTTTAACGGAGGAAATCCTTCGCCTCTGGAAAATCTATTTGCCCAAACAAACATATCCCAACAGAACAGGAGTTCATCCCAATTCAGCCTTCGCAATGGCGTTTGCAATCGATTGGGCGAGAGCTTCTAAAGATGAAATTTTCGAAAACCAACTTATAGAAAAGTCAAAATATTTCTATTTAAATGATCAGAAAATACCGGCTTATCTGGAGCCAGATGGAAGTGATTTCTTTTCTCCAAGTTTAGAAATCGCAGATTTAATGCGGCGAATTCTTCCTCAGAAAGATTTTGTTAAATGGCTCAATAAATTTTACGATAAAAGAAGCATTGCAAATATTTCCGAAATTCCTGTGATTAGTGATATTAATGATTTTCAAACCGTACATCTTGTTGGACTTTCATTTAGCAGAGCTTGGTGCATGAAAGGAATAGCAAAATCATTACCCAAAAATCATCCGCTTAAAAAACAGTTCGAAACAACATCTAATAAGTTTTTAGCCAATGCATTACCTCTTTTATTTCAGGGGAATTACGGCGGCGATCATTGGTTAGCGAGTTTTGCCGTCTACGCGCTGGAAGAAGAAAAATAA
- a CDS encoding DUF4349 domain-containing protein: protein MKNIFGAILLLFSIISCTKQEFTQTTDTFKRADSLFTKANDGLKTLDSISKRVNDSNGIAKKVIIPQIEKQTKRIDSTLKSGSWQIDSINKEIAKITKHVKTGTDVAKTLDSASQLLKNGENAIAVLSQTANRILKQTQQTDDKSAKPKNDIPAAPSAQREENTVTENPRPKDPLIKTSFLEIEVEDLSDAKALLRQQLRDSNGSVISENYTTSEGIRKEEIMTKIPMRDFDYFVQSISAQLGDIKTKNTTARGTDLMSGSNGSVEIILVQKHQNIVTAMPAEVSKESTANTDGETFGTKSSSAFKSGFDILGKVFLALLPFWPVFLIVAIILFFISRNRKKKQIINLERTNHVEDSEEISQNPQIKPDKPVEDNEPDYSRYLPKE, encoded by the coding sequence ATGAAAAATATATTCGGAGCAATATTGCTTCTATTTTCTATAATTTCCTGCACAAAACAGGAATTTACGCAAACCACCGATACTTTTAAAAGAGCAGACAGTCTTTTTACAAAAGCGAACGACGGTCTAAAGACTTTGGATTCTATTTCTAAAAGAGTTAATGATTCTAACGGAATCGCTAAAAAAGTAATTATTCCTCAAATTGAAAAACAAACGAAAAGAATCGACAGTACTTTAAAATCAGGAAGTTGGCAAATTGATTCTATCAACAAAGAAATTGCGAAGATTACAAAGCATGTAAAAACAGGAACTGACGTTGCAAAAACGCTGGATTCTGCAAGTCAACTTCTTAAAAACGGGGAAAATGCAATCGCCGTTTTATCACAAACTGCCAATCGAATTTTAAAACAAACGCAGCAAACGGACGACAAGTCCGCAAAACCGAAAAATGATATTCCAGCTGCTCCATCAGCTCAGAGAGAGGAAAATACGGTCACTGAAAATCCGCGACCAAAAGATCCATTAATAAAAACATCTTTTCTCGAAATAGAAGTTGAAGATCTTTCTGATGCGAAAGCCCTTTTGCGACAGCAGTTGCGTGACAGTAACGGAAGCGTAATTTCTGAAAATTATACCACATCTGAAGGAATTCGTAAGGAGGAAATCATGACGAAAATTCCGATGCGCGATTTCGACTATTTTGTACAGAGCATTTCTGCGCAATTGGGCGATATCAAAACAAAAAATACGACAGCTAGAGGAACGGATTTAATGAGCGGCAGCAACGGTTCTGTTGAGATTATTTTGGTGCAAAAACATCAAAATATTGTGACTGCGATGCCTGCAGAAGTATCAAAAGAATCAACTGCAAATACAGATGGCGAAACATTCGGAACCAAATCGTCCAGCGCTTTTAAAAGTGGTTTTGATATTCTTGGTAAAGTTTTTCTCGCATTACTACCCTTTTGGCCAGTATTTCTGATCGTTGCGATCATTTTATTCTTTATATCGAGAAATAGAAAAAAGAAACAAATAATAAATTTAGAACGCACGAATCACGTTGAAGATTCTGAAGAAATAAGCCAAAATCCACAAATTAAACCCGATAAGCCCGTGGAAGATAATGAACCAGATTATTCAAGATATCTTCCAAAAGAATAA
- a CDS encoding acyl-CoA dehydrogenase, which translates to MDFNLSEEQLMIQQAARDFAQTELLPGVIERDNAQKFPHEQVKKMGELGLLGMMVDPKYGGAGMDSISYVLAVEEIAKIDASAAVVMSVNNSLVCAGLEKFASEEQKMKYLKPLASGEVIGAFALSEPEAGSDATSQQTTAVDKGDHYILNGTKNWITNGGTATYYIVIAQTDPEKKHKGINAFIVEKGWKGFEIGPKEDKLGIRGSDTHSLLFTDVVVPKENRIGEDGFGFNFAMAVLNGGRIGIASQALGIASGAYELSLKYAQTRKAFKTEIINHQAIAFKLADMATSIMAARMLCYKAAVEKDEGKDISEIGAMAKLYSSQVAMDTSIEAVQIHGGYGYVKEYHVERMMRDAKITQIYEGTSEIQKIVISRSIVKNSK; encoded by the coding sequence ATGGATTTTAATTTATCTGAAGAACAGTTAATGATTCAGCAAGCTGCAAGAGATTTTGCGCAAACTGAACTTTTACCCGGAGTTATAGAAAGAGACAACGCACAGAAGTTTCCACACGAACAGGTAAAGAAAATGGGCGAACTAGGACTGCTCGGAATGATGGTTGATCCTAAATATGGTGGTGCTGGAATGGACAGTATTTCTTACGTTCTTGCTGTTGAAGAAATTGCGAAAATAGATGCTTCTGCAGCCGTAGTGATGTCGGTAAACAACTCTTTGGTTTGTGCAGGATTGGAGAAATTTGCGAGTGAAGAGCAAAAAATGAAATACTTGAAACCACTTGCAAGTGGAGAAGTAATTGGAGCATTTGCTTTATCAGAGCCAGAAGCTGGATCAGATGCGACTTCGCAGCAAACGACAGCAGTTGATAAAGGAGATCATTATATTTTGAACGGCACCAAAAACTGGATTACCAATGGTGGTACAGCAACTTACTATATTGTAATTGCACAAACTGATCCTGAAAAAAAACATAAAGGAATCAATGCCTTCATCGTTGAGAAAGGATGGAAAGGTTTCGAAATCGGTCCGAAAGAAGACAAATTGGGAATTCGCGGAAGCGATACGCATTCATTGCTTTTCACGGACGTAGTCGTTCCAAAGGAAAACAGAATCGGTGAAGATGGTTTTGGTTTTAATTTCGCCATGGCAGTTTTAAACGGTGGTAGAATTGGGATCGCTTCTCAAGCTTTAGGAATTGCTTCAGGCGCTTATGAACTTTCTTTAAAATATGCGCAAACCAGAAAAGCTTTTAAAACTGAGATTATCAATCATCAGGCAATTGCTTTTAAATTAGCAGATATGGCAACGTCCATTATGGCTGCCAGAATGTTATGCTACAAAGCGGCTGTTGAAAAAGATGAAGGAAAAGATATTTCTGAGATCGGTGCAATGGCAAAATTATATTCTTCACAAGTGGCAATGGACACTTCAATTGAAGCAGTTCAGATTCACGGCGGTTACGGGTATGTGAAAGAATATCACGTAGAAAGAATGATGCGTGATGCGAAAATAACCCAAATTTATGAAGGTACTTCTGAGATTCAGAAAATCGTGATCTCACGAAGCATCGTTAAAAATAGTAAATAG
- a CDS encoding peptide chain release factor 3: MSDLLKEIGKRKTFGIIAHPDAGKTTLTEKLLLFGGAIQEAGAVKSNKIKKGATSDFMEIERQRGISVATSVLAFEYKGHKINILDTPGHKDFAEDTYRTLTAVDSVIVVVDVAKGVEEQTEKLVQVCRMRNIPMIVFINKLDREGKDAFDLLDEVEQKLGLSVVPLSLPIGMGSDFQGIYNLWENNIQLFLEEKKQKVGNAVKFDDINDPKIDEAIGAKAAATLREELELIQEVYPKFNREDYMNGDLQPVFFGSALNNFGVRELLDAFIEIAPNPQPKESDTRIVKPEEKDFTGFIFKIHANMDPKHRDRLAFVKIVSGTFKRNENYLLVRENKKMKFSSPNAFFADKKEVVDESFPGDIVGLHDTGNFRIGDTLTAGEKLSFKGIPNFSPEHFRYINNDDPLKAKQLAKGIDQLMDEGVAQLFILEMNNRKVIGTVGALQYEVIQYRLEHEYGAKCTYEPLSIHKACWIEADEKSEEFKEFARLKQRFMARDKYGQMVFLADSAFTIHMTQEKFPNIKLHFISEFQKE; encoded by the coding sequence ATGTCAGATCTACTCAAGGAAATAGGAAAAAGAAAAACCTTCGGAATTATTGCCCATCCCGATGCCGGAAAAACAACGCTTACCGAAAAGCTGTTGCTTTTTGGTGGTGCAATTCAGGAAGCTGGTGCTGTAAAATCAAATAAAATTAAAAAAGGCGCGACTTCCGATTTCATGGAAATTGAGAGACAACGGGGAATTTCTGTAGCAACTTCTGTATTAGCATTTGAGTATAAAGGTCATAAAATTAATATTTTAGATACACCTGGTCACAAAGATTTTGCTGAAGATACGTACCGAACTTTAACCGCCGTTGATTCTGTAATCGTAGTAGTAGACGTTGCAAAAGGAGTTGAAGAGCAAACTGAAAAACTGGTGCAGGTTTGTAGAATGCGAAATATACCAATGATTGTTTTCATTAATAAATTGGATCGTGAAGGAAAAGACGCTTTTGATTTATTGGACGAAGTCGAGCAAAAATTAGGATTATCTGTCGTTCCGCTTTCATTGCCAATTGGAATGGGAAGCGATTTCCAGGGAATCTATAATCTTTGGGAAAATAACATTCAGTTGTTTTTAGAGGAAAAGAAACAAAAGGTAGGAAATGCGGTCAAATTTGATGACATTAATGATCCAAAAATTGATGAAGCAATTGGTGCCAAAGCAGCTGCAACTTTGCGTGAAGAGCTGGAATTAATACAGGAGGTTTACCCAAAGTTTAACCGTGAGGATTATATGAATGGAGATTTACAACCTGTTTTCTTCGGTTCAGCGTTGAATAATTTTGGAGTTCGAGAACTGCTGGATGCCTTTATTGAAATTGCACCAAATCCGCAGCCGAAAGAGAGCGATACCCGAATTGTAAAACCAGAAGAAAAAGATTTTACAGGATTCATCTTTAAAATTCACGCCAATATGGACCCAAAACACCGCGATCGATTAGCGTTTGTGAAAATCGTTTCCGGTACTTTTAAGAGAAATGAAAATTACCTGTTGGTTAGGGAAAATAAGAAAATGAAATTCTCGTCACCGAACGCATTTTTCGCGGATAAAAAAGAAGTTGTAGATGAAAGTTTCCCCGGAGATATCGTGGGACTTCATGACACCGGAAATTTTCGGATTGGTGACACTTTAACCGCCGGCGAAAAACTGAGTTTCAAAGGAATTCCAAATTTCTCTCCGGAACATTTTAGATACATCAATAATGATGATCCATTAAAAGCGAAACAGCTTGCTAAAGGCATCGATCAGTTGATGGATGAAGGTGTAGCACAGCTTTTTATCTTAGAAATGAACAACCGAAAAGTAATTGGTACGGTGGGCGCGTTGCAGTACGAAGTGATCCAGTATCGTTTGGAGCACGAATATGGTGCAAAATGTACGTACGAACCCCTTTCCATTCACAAAGCATGTTGGATCGAGGCGGACGAAAAATCTGAAGAGTTTAAAGAGTTTGCACGGCTAAAACAAAGATTCATGGCAAGAGATAAATATGGACAAATGGTCTTTCTAGCAGATTCCGCTTTCACAATTCACATGACGCAGGAGAAATTTCCGAATATCAAACTGCATTTCATCAGTGAATTTCAAAAGGAATAA
- a CDS encoding AMP-dependent synthetase/ligase, with amino-acid sequence MSIKRTFDFAHNALEKYSREDMFVTKYNGKWEKTSTTEFINQGNKVSRGLLKLGIQPGDKIALITSATRTEWAIMDLGISQIGAISVPVYPSISPEDYDFIFNNAEVKYCFVSDKELYDKVLKIKSNVATLQGVFTFEQVDGAANWREIIDLGKDEATQSEVDDLAKSINSEDLATLIYTSGTTGKPKGVMLTHQNIVSNVLSSNPRIPRVKGLEFSDIKILSFLPICHIFERMLFYLYQYNGYAVYFAESIEKMGDNIKEVQPHIMSVVPRLIEKVYDKIYDKGTSAGGLKSKIFLWALGVNKAKEKLGKPSGLKEIIADKLVFSKWREGLGGNIITLVSGSAALSARLNKMFQNAGIPILEGYGLTETSPVISVNSFGKIKIGTVGHVLDNLDVKIQEDGEITVKGPSVFKGYFKNEEMSKEAFDNEGYFKTGDIGHIDEEGYLHITDRKKEMFKTSGGKYIAPQVIENLAKASKFIEQIMVVGDGEKMPCALVQPDFNFIKNWAKRKQLQIGTTPAEMAKSPELKERIKKEIDYLNTKLGNWEQIKKFELTPDVWSIELGLLTPTLKLKRKAVKERYIKLYNELYGHTE; translated from the coding sequence ATGTCAATAAAAAGAACTTTTGATTTCGCGCATAATGCTCTGGAAAAGTATTCCAGAGAAGATATGTTTGTAACCAAATACAATGGAAAATGGGAAAAAACGTCGACAACTGAATTTATTAACCAAGGTAATAAAGTGTCACGTGGCCTTTTAAAACTAGGAATTCAGCCTGGAGATAAAATTGCACTTATCACCTCTGCAACACGCACTGAGTGGGCAATTATGGATTTGGGTATTTCCCAGATTGGGGCTATTTCAGTGCCAGTCTACCCAAGTATTTCTCCAGAAGATTATGATTTCATCTTCAATAATGCAGAAGTAAAATACTGTTTTGTGTCCGACAAAGAATTGTATGACAAGGTTCTTAAAATAAAATCAAATGTTGCTACTTTACAGGGCGTGTTTACATTTGAACAAGTTGATGGCGCTGCGAATTGGCGCGAAATTATTGACTTGGGAAAAGACGAAGCGACACAAAGTGAAGTAGATGATCTTGCAAAATCAATTAATTCTGAGGATTTGGCTACTTTAATCTATACTTCTGGGACGACAGGAAAACCGAAAGGCGTTATGCTAACTCACCAGAACATCGTTTCAAACGTACTTTCTTCGAACCCAAGAATTCCCCGTGTAAAAGGTCTGGAGTTTAGTGATATTAAAATCCTAAGCTTTTTACCAATCTGTCATATTTTCGAGCGCATGCTTTTTTATCTTTATCAATATAATGGATATGCGGTCTATTTTGCAGAAAGCATCGAAAAAATGGGCGACAATATTAAGGAAGTTCAGCCACATATTATGTCCGTCGTTCCGCGACTTATCGAGAAAGTTTATGATAAAATTTACGATAAAGGAACAAGTGCAGGCGGTTTAAAATCTAAAATCTTCTTGTGGGCTCTTGGCGTAAATAAAGCGAAGGAAAAGCTCGGAAAACCTTCAGGTTTGAAAGAGATTATTGCAGACAAACTCGTATTTTCAAAATGGAGAGAAGGTCTTGGCGGCAATATCATTACGCTTGTTTCTGGCTCTGCGGCTCTTTCTGCAAGGTTAAATAAAATGTTTCAAAATGCCGGAATTCCTATTTTGGAAGGTTATGGTTTAACAGAAACTTCGCCGGTAATTTCAGTGAACAGTTTTGGTAAAATTAAAATTGGAACAGTTGGTCATGTTTTAGATAATTTGGATGTTAAGATCCAGGAAGATGGAGAAATTACGGTAAAAGGTCCTTCTGTATTCAAAGGATATTTCAAGAATGAAGAAATGAGCAAAGAAGCTTTTGATAATGAAGGTTATTTCAAAACCGGAGATATCGGGCACATTGACGAAGAAGGATATTTGCATATTACCGATCGTAAAAAAGAAATGTTCAAAACTTCTGGTGGAAAATATATCGCACCGCAGGTGATTGAAAATTTAGCAAAAGCATCGAAATTCATCGAGCAGATCATGGTTGTTGGGGATGGCGAAAAAATGCCGTGCGCCTTGGTTCAACCAGATTTCAATTTCATTAAAAACTGGGCAAAAAGAAAGCAGTTGCAAATTGGTACAACTCCCGCAGAAATGGCAAAAAGTCCAGAATTAAAAGAGCGAATTAAAAAAGAAATCGATTATCTCAACACCAAATTAGGAAATTGGGAACAAATCAAGAAATTTGAGTTAACGCCAGATGTTTGGTCTATCGAATTAGGTCTCCTCACGCCTACTTTGAAGCTGAAAAGAAAAGCCGTAAAAGAGAGATATATCAAGTTGTATAATGAGCTTTACGGACATACCGAATAA
- the acnA gene encoding aconitate hydratase AcnA: MEKDIFQIKKTLNTTEGDFNYYSLSELQNQGYEIDKLPFSIRILLENALRNYDGFSITRENIDTILHWTPQGSDKDIPFKPARVLMQDFTGVPAVVDIAALRAEVARKGKDPDTINPLVPVDLIIDHSVQVDYFGTEESYARNMDEEYKRNQERYQFLKWAQNSFDNFSVVPPGMGICHQINLEYLSKGVIARNGEVFPDTLVGTDSHTPMVNGIGVVAWGVGGIEAEAAILGQPLYFIMPEVIGLKLSGKLPLGSTATDLVLTIANLLRKFGVVGKFVEVFGPGLSNLSVPDRATIGNMSPEFGCTITYFPIDDKTLEYMRKSNRSETQINLVENYCKTNMLWRENEDKINYTSVLELDLSTIEPTVAGPKRPQDKILLKDFKNTFIDLLHNSFNRKYINYQDREIEKSITRFDNEGGDLPVPEAEAKVMNEEIETKTKDGLQTVWITRGDQKFMLSDGSVAIAAITSCTNTSNPFVMIGAGLVARKAREHGIDVKPWVKTSLAPGSKVVTDYLEKADLMKDLEALHFHLVGYGCTSCIGNSGPLLPKIAKAVDDNNLIVTSVLSGNRNFEARIHPQVKMNFLMSPMLVVAYAIAGRVDIDLTTEPISYDSNQELVYLKDIWPTDDEINEILSRVLSPKDFAKNYDEIFDGNEIWRNLEVPTGKLYDWDEDSTYIKEIPFFHDLPTQTEPLQDIENGRALLVLGDSVTTDHISPAGAFSETSAAGKYLLSKGVNKEDFNSYGSRRGNDEVMVRGTFANVRIKNKLAQKEGGFTSFLPTGEEMSVYEASVKYKEAQTPLIVLTGKEYGSGSSRDWAAKGTFLLGIKAVLAESYERIHRSNLVGLGVLPLQYKEGDTAEKLGLTGREVFSITGIANDIKPLKEIQITAKTENGNEIKFTVIARLDSLIEIEYYRNGGILQYVLRQFLEK; the protein is encoded by the coding sequence ATGGAAAAAGATATTTTTCAGATTAAAAAAACTCTAAATACAACGGAAGGAGATTTCAATTACTACAGCCTTTCTGAGCTACAAAATCAGGGATACGAAATTGATAAGCTGCCTTTTTCGATTAGGATTCTCTTAGAAAATGCGTTACGTAATTATGATGGCTTTTCAATTACCAGAGAAAATATTGACACTATATTACACTGGACTCCGCAAGGTTCAGATAAAGATATTCCCTTTAAACCAGCACGTGTTTTAATGCAGGATTTCACGGGAGTACCTGCCGTGGTAGATATTGCGGCGCTTCGTGCCGAAGTAGCCAGAAAAGGAAAAGATCCAGATACCATCAACCCGCTCGTTCCCGTTGATCTGATTATCGATCATTCTGTACAAGTTGATTATTTTGGAACAGAAGAGTCCTACGCACGGAACATGGATGAGGAATATAAAAGAAACCAGGAACGCTATCAATTTCTGAAATGGGCGCAAAATTCTTTTGACAATTTTAGTGTTGTTCCGCCAGGAATGGGTATTTGTCATCAAATTAATTTAGAGTATCTCTCCAAAGGAGTCATCGCGCGAAATGGAGAAGTTTTTCCGGATACTTTGGTCGGAACAGATAGTCACACGCCGATGGTAAACGGCATTGGTGTCGTCGCCTGGGGAGTTGGCGGTATCGAAGCTGAAGCAGCGATATTGGGTCAACCACTCTATTTTATTATGCCAGAAGTAATTGGTTTAAAATTAAGTGGTAAACTTCCGTTAGGTTCTACTGCAACAGATTTGGTATTGACCATTGCGAATCTTCTCCGAAAATTTGGAGTCGTAGGAAAATTTGTCGAAGTATTTGGTCCCGGTTTATCCAACCTTTCTGTGCCAGATCGCGCCACGATTGGAAATATGTCGCCGGAATTTGGTTGCACCATTACCTACTTCCCTATTGATGATAAAACTTTGGAGTATATGCGTAAAAGCAACCGCTCCGAAACGCAAATCAATTTGGTAGAAAACTATTGTAAAACCAATATGCTTTGGCGGGAAAATGAAGATAAAATCAATTACACCAGTGTTTTGGAACTTGATCTTTCTACCATTGAACCAACTGTTGCAGGACCAAAACGTCCACAGGATAAAATTCTTCTAAAGGATTTTAAAAATACATTTATTGATCTTTTGCACAATTCTTTTAATCGAAAATACATCAATTATCAAGATCGTGAAATTGAAAAATCTATTACCCGATTTGATAACGAAGGCGGTGATTTACCTGTTCCTGAAGCCGAAGCAAAAGTGATGAATGAAGAAATAGAAACGAAAACGAAAGACGGCTTACAAACGGTTTGGATTACGCGCGGCGACCAGAAATTTATGCTCTCTGATGGGTCCGTAGCAATTGCAGCAATTACTTCCTGTACAAATACTTCCAATCCATTTGTAATGATTGGGGCGGGCTTAGTCGCACGAAAAGCGCGAGAACACGGGATTGATGTAAAACCTTGGGTGAAAACTTCACTCGCACCAGGGTCAAAGGTGGTGACCGATTATCTTGAGAAAGCAGATTTGATGAAAGATTTGGAAGCGCTTCATTTCCATTTGGTTGGTTATGGTTGCACCTCTTGTATTGGAAATTCAGGACCGTTATTACCTAAAATCGCAAAAGCGGTAGATGATAATAATTTAATTGTTACCTCTGTTTTATCAGGAAACCGAAATTTTGAAGCCAGAATTCATCCGCAAGTAAAAATGAACTTTCTGATGTCACCAATGTTGGTTGTTGCATACGCAATTGCGGGACGTGTTGACATTGATTTAACGACCGAACCGATCAGTTATGACTCTAATCAGGAACTCGTTTATCTGAAAGATATATGGCCTACTGATGACGAAATAAATGAAATTTTAAGCCGTGTATTATCTCCAAAAGATTTCGCGAAAAACTACGATGAAATTTTTGACGGAAATGAAATCTGGAGAAATCTGGAAGTTCCTACCGGTAAACTGTATGATTGGGATGAAGATTCCACCTATATTAAAGAGATCCCGTTCTTTCACGATCTTCCAACTCAAACTGAACCTTTACAAGACATTGAAAATGGCAGAGCTTTGTTGGTTTTAGGGGACAGCGTAACAACTGACCATATTTCTCCGGCAGGTGCCTTTAGCGAGACTTCTGCGGCCGGTAAATATCTTTTGAGTAAAGGCGTAAATAAAGAGGATTTTAATTCTTATGGATCTCGCCGTGGAAATGATGAAGTGATGGTTCGCGGAACATTTGCCAATGTGAGAATCAAAAATAAATTAGCCCAGAAAGAAGGAGGTTTTACGTCTTTTTTACCAACTGGTGAAGAAATGTCCGTTTATGAAGCTTCGGTAAAATACAAAGAAGCGCAAACACCACTCATCGTTTTAACAGGCAAAGAATACGGAAGCGGTTCATCTAGAGATTGGGCAGCAAAAGGAACTTTTCTCTTAGGAATAAAAGCAGTCTTGGCAGAAAGTTACGAGCGTATTCATAGAAGTAATCTCGTTGGATTAGGAGTTTTACCTCTTCAATACAAAGAAGGCGATACTGCAGAAAAACTCGGACTTACAGGTAGAGAAGTTTTTTCTATTACGGGAATTGCAAACGATATCAAACCTTTAAAAGAAATTCAAATAACCGCCAAAACAGAAAATGGCAATGAAATTAAATTTACGGTCATCGCCCGTCTGGATTCGTTGATTGAAATTGAATATTACCGAAATGGCGGTATTTTACAATATGTTTTGCGTCAGTTTTTGGAAAAATAA
- a CDS encoding CPBP family intramembrane glutamic endopeptidase has translation MEDKRNIKKYIFDFKGAVALVAGMIAGVTLVSILNVASMFFFNVNFQYADFYLLLSNAALFLGAIFFFDFFICRPSTGRKLNFNFSTTNLMTYVLIFPMMLGMMFIAEFITAQIPTTGPFFGKYYEYFSKLMEQMTSNPATLIVLAVFMAPIFEEIVFRGIIMKGLLNKGVRPAFAIVISSVVFGIVHGNPWQFVGAVFLGCVLGLVYYKTKSLLLPILLHAFNNLCSSILIFYTKSESFADAAKISEWIILGLGIVLFTTFYILFTRKYRVHYKDI, from the coding sequence ATGGAGGATAAAAGGAATATTAAGAAATACATATTCGATTTTAAAGGTGCCGTGGCTCTCGTGGCTGGTATGATTGCTGGAGTTACGTTGGTTTCCATCCTGAATGTAGCAAGCATGTTCTTTTTTAATGTTAATTTTCAGTACGCTGATTTTTATTTATTACTTTCAAATGCAGCCCTTTTTCTTGGTGCGATTTTCTTCTTTGATTTTTTTATTTGTCGACCTTCAACAGGCAGAAAATTAAATTTTAATTTTTCTACGACCAACCTGATGACTTATGTCTTGATTTTTCCCATGATGCTGGGAATGATGTTTATCGCTGAATTTATTACTGCACAGATTCCGACTACAGGTCCGTTCTTCGGGAAATATTATGAATACTTCAGCAAATTGATGGAACAGATGACTTCCAATCCTGCCACTTTAATTGTGCTTGCGGTTTTTATGGCTCCTATTTTTGAGGAAATTGTGTTCCGCGGAATCATAATGAAAGGTTTATTGAACAAAGGAGTTCGGCCCGCATTTGCAATCGTTATCTCCTCTGTGGTTTTTGGAATCGTTCACGGAAATCCTTGGCAGTTTGTAGGTGCCGTATTTCTTGGCTGTGTTTTAGGATTGGTATATTATAAAACGAAGTCCTTGCTTTTACCCATTTTACTGCACGCTTTTAATAATTTATGTTCGAGTATTTTAATATTTTACACTAAAAGCGAAAGTTTTGCAGACGCAGCAAAAATTTCAGAATGGATTATTCTTGGTCTTGGAATCGTACTTTTTACCACTTTTTACATTTTGTTTACTCGGAAATATCGGGTTCATTATAAAGACATTTAA